Proteins co-encoded in one Arachis hypogaea cultivar Tifrunner chromosome 13, arahy.Tifrunner.gnm2.J5K5, whole genome shotgun sequence genomic window:
- the LOC112734793 gene encoding protein ALTERED PHOSPHATE STARVATION RESPONSE 1 isoform X2, whose translation MGCILSSFDEDEKVGICKERKKLIKQLVSIRGEFSDSLLAYLKALRNTGGTLRQFTESEILEFDSTYNGVAGPPSPRTHLPTSPVRPPPPLPPLVADEATPHDPQEVTSEDVCNNVPPMQNDAGMGSWIFSTEVQNFEIVESAEDENWEETKTEFEDEDPEPEVVPSGVRSRSGKQPVDDNTSTRSLFGKDGTDMPVVEVKRTRREKTLEAIGTELDEFFLKASACVKEIAILIDVSGGDTLLRSNSGHLDGKRGNSAKVFSILSRSRYRARDAAESFGPSEPCKPGAHCATLKKLHAAEKKLFKAVKEEVIVKLEFERKSLLLQKQENENIDWMKTDKTRSNVENLNSHLLDLRQLITETTSSILYLIDEELLPQLGALTAGLIKMWRTMNKCHQAQTLICQQLSNLSDNQNVLQNTEDHHRATIQFQTEASYWYSSFCKLVKSQREYVRTLCRWIQLTKCLWDGHESSDNSSLIHSICQQWELGLDRLPNKVDLFFVYQQSGL comes from the exons ATGGGTTGTATTTTGTCAAGTTTTGATGAGGATGAGAAGGTTGGCATCTGCAAAGAGAGGAAGAAACTAATAAAGCAGCTAGTGAGTATTAGAGGGGAGTTTTCTGATTCCCTTTTAGCATATTTGAAAGCATTGAGGAACACTGGCGGCACCCTCCGGCAGTTCACAGAATCTGAGATTTTAGAATTTGATAGTACCTATAATGGTGTTGCAGGGCCGCCTTCTCCTCGCACTCATCTCCCTACTTCCCCGGTgcgaccaccaccaccactgccTCCGCTTGTCGCTGACGAAGCTACACCACATGATCCCCAAGAGGTGACCTCTGAGGATGTTTGCAACAATGTTCCTCCAATGCAAAATGATGCAGGTATGGGGTCCTGGATATTTTCGACCGAAGTTCAAAACTTTGAAATAGTGGAATCAGCAGAGGACGAGAACTGGGAAGAAACCAAAACAGAATTTGAGGATGAAGACCCGGAACCAGAAGTTGTTCCGAGTGGTGTAAGATCACGTAGTGGAAAGCAGCCAGTTGATGATAATACCTCCACCAGAAGCTTGTTTGGAAAGGATGGTACAGATATGCCTGTCGTTGAGGTCAAGAGAACTAGAAGGGAGAAAACATTGGAGGCAATAGGTACAGAGTTAGATGAGTTTTTCCTGAAAGCATCAGCTTGTGTAAAGGAAATTGCTATTCTTATTGATGTCAGTGGAGGAGATACTCTTCTGCGGTCTAATTCTGGGCATCTAGATG GGAAGAGAGGCAATTCTGCAAAGGTCTTCAGTATATTGTCACGGAGTAGATATCGAGCCAGAGATGCTGCTGAGTCTTTTGGTCCTAGCGAACCATGCAAGCCTGGGGCTCATTGTGCCACCCTTAAAAAGTTACATGCTGCAGAGAAGAAACTTTTCAAGGCAGTAAAG GAAGAAGTAATCGTCAAACTGGAGTTCGAGAGGAAGTCTTTATTATTGCAAAAGCAAGAGAATGAGAacattgattggatgaagactgaCAAAACTAGATCAAATGTTGAGAACCTGAACTCTCATTTATTGGATCTGCGACAATTGATCACCGAAACAACTTCATCAATTTTGTACCTTATAGACGAGGAGCTGTTACCCCAGCTGGGTGCATTAACTGCAGG GTTGATAAAAATGTGGAGGACAATGAATAAGTGTCATCAGGCCCAAACACTCATTTGTCAGCAGCTGAGTAACCTCAGCGATAATCAAAACGTATTACAAAACACCGAAGATCATCACCGGGCTACCATTCAGTTTCAGACAGAAGCCTCTTACTGGTACTCTAGCTTTTGCAAGCTTGTGAAATCTCAACGCGAGTACGTAAGGACCCTCTGTAGGTGGATTCAGCTTACCAAATGCCTCTGGGATGGCCATGAATCTAGTGATAATTCCTCATTGATTCATTCCATTTGTCAACAGTGGGAACTTGGCCTTGACAGACTACCTAACAAG GTGGATTTGTTCTTTGTATATCAGCAGTCAGGTTTATAA
- the LOC112734793 gene encoding protein ALTERED PHOSPHATE STARVATION RESPONSE 1 isoform X4, translated as MGCILSSFDEDEKVGICKERKKLIKQLVSIRGEFSDSLLAYLKALRNTGGTLRQFTESEILEFDSTYNGVAGPPSPRTHLPTSPVRPPPPLPPLVADEATPHDPQEVTSEDVCNNVPPMQNDAGMGSWIFSTEVQNFEIVESAEDENWEETKTEFEDEDPEPEVVPSGVRSRSGKQPVDDNTSTRSLFGKDGTDMPVVEVKRTRREKTLEAIGTELDEFFLKASACVKEIAILIDVSGGDTLLRSNSGHLDGKRGNSAKVFSILSRSRYRARDAAESFGPSEPCKPGAHCATLKKLHAAEKKLFKAVKEEVIVKLEFERKSLLLQKQENENIDWMKTDKTRSNVENLNSHLLDLRQLITETTSSILYLIDEELLPQLGALTAGLIKMWRTMNKCHQAQTLICQQLSNLSDNQNVLQNTEDHHRATIQFQTEASYWYSSFCKLVKSQREYVRTLCRWIQLTKCLWDGHESSDNSSLIHSICQQWELGLDRLPNKSGL; from the exons ATGGGTTGTATTTTGTCAAGTTTTGATGAGGATGAGAAGGTTGGCATCTGCAAAGAGAGGAAGAAACTAATAAAGCAGCTAGTGAGTATTAGAGGGGAGTTTTCTGATTCCCTTTTAGCATATTTGAAAGCATTGAGGAACACTGGCGGCACCCTCCGGCAGTTCACAGAATCTGAGATTTTAGAATTTGATAGTACCTATAATGGTGTTGCAGGGCCGCCTTCTCCTCGCACTCATCTCCCTACTTCCCCGGTgcgaccaccaccaccactgccTCCGCTTGTCGCTGACGAAGCTACACCACATGATCCCCAAGAGGTGACCTCTGAGGATGTTTGCAACAATGTTCCTCCAATGCAAAATGATGCAGGTATGGGGTCCTGGATATTTTCGACCGAAGTTCAAAACTTTGAAATAGTGGAATCAGCAGAGGACGAGAACTGGGAAGAAACCAAAACAGAATTTGAGGATGAAGACCCGGAACCAGAAGTTGTTCCGAGTGGTGTAAGATCACGTAGTGGAAAGCAGCCAGTTGATGATAATACCTCCACCAGAAGCTTGTTTGGAAAGGATGGTACAGATATGCCTGTCGTTGAGGTCAAGAGAACTAGAAGGGAGAAAACATTGGAGGCAATAGGTACAGAGTTAGATGAGTTTTTCCTGAAAGCATCAGCTTGTGTAAAGGAAATTGCTATTCTTATTGATGTCAGTGGAGGAGATACTCTTCTGCGGTCTAATTCTGGGCATCTAGATG GGAAGAGAGGCAATTCTGCAAAGGTCTTCAGTATATTGTCACGGAGTAGATATCGAGCCAGAGATGCTGCTGAGTCTTTTGGTCCTAGCGAACCATGCAAGCCTGGGGCTCATTGTGCCACCCTTAAAAAGTTACATGCTGCAGAGAAGAAACTTTTCAAGGCAGTAAAG GAAGAAGTAATCGTCAAACTGGAGTTCGAGAGGAAGTCTTTATTATTGCAAAAGCAAGAGAATGAGAacattgattggatgaagactgaCAAAACTAGATCAAATGTTGAGAACCTGAACTCTCATTTATTGGATCTGCGACAATTGATCACCGAAACAACTTCATCAATTTTGTACCTTATAGACGAGGAGCTGTTACCCCAGCTGGGTGCATTAACTGCAGG GTTGATAAAAATGTGGAGGACAATGAATAAGTGTCATCAGGCCCAAACACTCATTTGTCAGCAGCTGAGTAACCTCAGCGATAATCAAAACGTATTACAAAACACCGAAGATCATCACCGGGCTACCATTCAGTTTCAGACAGAAGCCTCTTACTGGTACTCTAGCTTTTGCAAGCTTGTGAAATCTCAACGCGAGTACGTAAGGACCCTCTGTAGGTGGATTCAGCTTACCAAATGCCTCTGGGATGGCCATGAATCTAGTGATAATTCCTCATTGATTCATTCCATTTGTCAACAGTGGGAACTTGGCCTTGACAGACTACCTAACAAG TCAGGTTTATAA
- the LOC112734793 gene encoding protein ALTERED PHOSPHATE STARVATION RESPONSE 1 isoform X1: protein MGCILSSFDEDEKVGICKERKKLIKQLVSIRGEFSDSLLAYLKALRNTGGTLRQFTESEILEFDSTYNGVAGPPSPRTHLPTSPVRPPPPLPPLVADEATPHDPQEVTSEDVCNNVPPMQNDAGMGSWIFSTEVQNFEIVESAEDENWEETKTEFEDEDPEPEVVPSGVRSRSGKQPVDDNTSTRSLFGKDGTDMPVVEVKRTRREKTLEAIGTELDEFFLKASACVKEIAILIDVSGGDTLLRSNSGHLDGKRGNSAKVFSILSRSRYRARDAAESFGPSEPCKPGAHCATLKKLHAAEKKLFKAVKEEVIVKLEFERKSLLLQKQENENIDWMKTDKTRSNVENLNSHLLDLRQLITETTSSILYLIDEELLPQLGALTAGLIKMWRTMNKCHQAQTLICQQLSNLSDNQNVLQNTEDHHRATIQFQTEASYWYSSFCKLVKSQREYVRTLCRWIQLTKCLWDGHESSDNSSLIHSICQQWELGLDRLPNKDASDAIKGLLSSIHSIIDQQAQEDNILKRLNKLKMRWRRCSESLSEMEEKFKYTFENEDIPVNMSPMHPLSLKRNKTEALKKEVDRMTATYMGAVQCSRTMTLNHLKTRLPQLFQSLMEFSNASAEAIEGIQNPVEQVESTDTTASQN from the exons ATGGGTTGTATTTTGTCAAGTTTTGATGAGGATGAGAAGGTTGGCATCTGCAAAGAGAGGAAGAAACTAATAAAGCAGCTAGTGAGTATTAGAGGGGAGTTTTCTGATTCCCTTTTAGCATATTTGAAAGCATTGAGGAACACTGGCGGCACCCTCCGGCAGTTCACAGAATCTGAGATTTTAGAATTTGATAGTACCTATAATGGTGTTGCAGGGCCGCCTTCTCCTCGCACTCATCTCCCTACTTCCCCGGTgcgaccaccaccaccactgccTCCGCTTGTCGCTGACGAAGCTACACCACATGATCCCCAAGAGGTGACCTCTGAGGATGTTTGCAACAATGTTCCTCCAATGCAAAATGATGCAGGTATGGGGTCCTGGATATTTTCGACCGAAGTTCAAAACTTTGAAATAGTGGAATCAGCAGAGGACGAGAACTGGGAAGAAACCAAAACAGAATTTGAGGATGAAGACCCGGAACCAGAAGTTGTTCCGAGTGGTGTAAGATCACGTAGTGGAAAGCAGCCAGTTGATGATAATACCTCCACCAGAAGCTTGTTTGGAAAGGATGGTACAGATATGCCTGTCGTTGAGGTCAAGAGAACTAGAAGGGAGAAAACATTGGAGGCAATAGGTACAGAGTTAGATGAGTTTTTCCTGAAAGCATCAGCTTGTGTAAAGGAAATTGCTATTCTTATTGATGTCAGTGGAGGAGATACTCTTCTGCGGTCTAATTCTGGGCATCTAGATG GGAAGAGAGGCAATTCTGCAAAGGTCTTCAGTATATTGTCACGGAGTAGATATCGAGCCAGAGATGCTGCTGAGTCTTTTGGTCCTAGCGAACCATGCAAGCCTGGGGCTCATTGTGCCACCCTTAAAAAGTTACATGCTGCAGAGAAGAAACTTTTCAAGGCAGTAAAG GAAGAAGTAATCGTCAAACTGGAGTTCGAGAGGAAGTCTTTATTATTGCAAAAGCAAGAGAATGAGAacattgattggatgaagactgaCAAAACTAGATCAAATGTTGAGAACCTGAACTCTCATTTATTGGATCTGCGACAATTGATCACCGAAACAACTTCATCAATTTTGTACCTTATAGACGAGGAGCTGTTACCCCAGCTGGGTGCATTAACTGCAGG GTTGATAAAAATGTGGAGGACAATGAATAAGTGTCATCAGGCCCAAACACTCATTTGTCAGCAGCTGAGTAACCTCAGCGATAATCAAAACGTATTACAAAACACCGAAGATCATCACCGGGCTACCATTCAGTTTCAGACAGAAGCCTCTTACTGGTACTCTAGCTTTTGCAAGCTTGTGAAATCTCAACGCGAGTACGTAAGGACCCTCTGTAGGTGGATTCAGCTTACCAAATGCCTCTGGGATGGCCATGAATCTAGTGATAATTCCTCATTGATTCATTCCATTTGTCAACAGTGGGAACTTGGCCTTGACAGACTACCTAACAAG GATGCCTCTGATGCAATAAAGGGCCTATTGTCATCTATCCATTCAATAATTGACCAGCAGGCGCAGGAAGATAACATTCTGAAGCGGTTGAACAAACTCAAAATGCGGTGGCGAAGATGCTCGGAGTCCCTGAGCGAGATGGAGGAAAAATTCAAGTACACCTTTGAAAATGAAGATATACCTGTTAATATGAGCCCCATGCACCCGTTATCGCTTAAAAGAAACAAAACAGAAGCCCTGAAGAAGGAAGTAGATCGTATGACAGCAACTTACATGGGTGCTGTCCAGTGTAGTAGGACCATGACTCTAAATCACCTCAAAACTAGACTTCCCCAACTTTTCCAGTCACTGATGGAATTTTCGAATGCTTCGGCCGAGGCTATTGAGGGTATCCAGAACCCTGTCGAACAAGTAGAATCCACTGATACTACTGCATCACAGAACTGA
- the LOC112734793 gene encoding protein ALTERED PHOSPHATE STARVATION RESPONSE 1 isoform X3 has protein sequence MGCILSSFDEDEKVGICKERKKLIKQLVSIRGEFSDSLLAYLKALRNTGGTLRQFTESEILEFDSTYNGVAGPPSPRTHLPTSPVRPPPPLPPLVADEATPHDPQEVTSEDVCNNVPPMQNDAGMGSWIFSTEVQNFEIVESAEDENWEETKTEFEDEDPEPEVVPSGVRSRSGKQPVDDNTSTRSLFGKDGTDMPVVEVKRTRREKTLEAIGTELDEFFLKASACVKEIAILIDVSGGDTLLRSNSGHLDGKRGNSAKVFSILSRSRYRARDAAESFGPSEPCKPGAHCATLKKLHAAEKKLFKAVKEEVIVKLEFERKSLLLQKQENENIDWMKTDKTRSNVENLNSHLLDLRQLITETTSSILYLIDEELLPQLGALTAGLIKMWRTMNKCHQAQTLICQQLSNLSDNQNVLQNTEDHHRATIQFQTEASYWYSSFCKLVKSQREYVRTLCRWIQLTKCLWDGHESSDNSSLIHSICQQWELGLDRLPNKQSGL, from the exons ATGGGTTGTATTTTGTCAAGTTTTGATGAGGATGAGAAGGTTGGCATCTGCAAAGAGAGGAAGAAACTAATAAAGCAGCTAGTGAGTATTAGAGGGGAGTTTTCTGATTCCCTTTTAGCATATTTGAAAGCATTGAGGAACACTGGCGGCACCCTCCGGCAGTTCACAGAATCTGAGATTTTAGAATTTGATAGTACCTATAATGGTGTTGCAGGGCCGCCTTCTCCTCGCACTCATCTCCCTACTTCCCCGGTgcgaccaccaccaccactgccTCCGCTTGTCGCTGACGAAGCTACACCACATGATCCCCAAGAGGTGACCTCTGAGGATGTTTGCAACAATGTTCCTCCAATGCAAAATGATGCAGGTATGGGGTCCTGGATATTTTCGACCGAAGTTCAAAACTTTGAAATAGTGGAATCAGCAGAGGACGAGAACTGGGAAGAAACCAAAACAGAATTTGAGGATGAAGACCCGGAACCAGAAGTTGTTCCGAGTGGTGTAAGATCACGTAGTGGAAAGCAGCCAGTTGATGATAATACCTCCACCAGAAGCTTGTTTGGAAAGGATGGTACAGATATGCCTGTCGTTGAGGTCAAGAGAACTAGAAGGGAGAAAACATTGGAGGCAATAGGTACAGAGTTAGATGAGTTTTTCCTGAAAGCATCAGCTTGTGTAAAGGAAATTGCTATTCTTATTGATGTCAGTGGAGGAGATACTCTTCTGCGGTCTAATTCTGGGCATCTAGATG GGAAGAGAGGCAATTCTGCAAAGGTCTTCAGTATATTGTCACGGAGTAGATATCGAGCCAGAGATGCTGCTGAGTCTTTTGGTCCTAGCGAACCATGCAAGCCTGGGGCTCATTGTGCCACCCTTAAAAAGTTACATGCTGCAGAGAAGAAACTTTTCAAGGCAGTAAAG GAAGAAGTAATCGTCAAACTGGAGTTCGAGAGGAAGTCTTTATTATTGCAAAAGCAAGAGAATGAGAacattgattggatgaagactgaCAAAACTAGATCAAATGTTGAGAACCTGAACTCTCATTTATTGGATCTGCGACAATTGATCACCGAAACAACTTCATCAATTTTGTACCTTATAGACGAGGAGCTGTTACCCCAGCTGGGTGCATTAACTGCAGG GTTGATAAAAATGTGGAGGACAATGAATAAGTGTCATCAGGCCCAAACACTCATTTGTCAGCAGCTGAGTAACCTCAGCGATAATCAAAACGTATTACAAAACACCGAAGATCATCACCGGGCTACCATTCAGTTTCAGACAGAAGCCTCTTACTGGTACTCTAGCTTTTGCAAGCTTGTGAAATCTCAACGCGAGTACGTAAGGACCCTCTGTAGGTGGATTCAGCTTACCAAATGCCTCTGGGATGGCCATGAATCTAGTGATAATTCCTCATTGATTCATTCCATTTGTCAACAGTGGGAACTTGGCCTTGACAGACTACCTAACAAG CAGTCAGGTTTATAA